CTCCGTCTCGTCGACGAATCGGTCGAAGCCGGTCTCTTCGCCGAGGTCGGTGTACTCGTGGTCGTGGTTGTGGTAGTGCAGGGTCATCCCGCGCTCGGCGAGATCGTCGGCCAGTTTCGCGAGACGGGCGGCCGCGGCTTCGACGGCCTCGACGGACTCGAAGTGCTCGGCGTCGAGCCACGGGACGACGACGTGTTCGACGCCGAGGTCGTCGTAGTAGGCGACGGTCGCCTCGAAGTCGTCTTCGAGCTCGTCGATCCCGACGTGGGCGCCGGCCACGTCGAGGCCGGTCTCCTCGAGCGTCGCGAGCACCGCGTCGGTGTCGGCCTCGGTGACGCGGTAGGCGAACTCCACGCCGTCGAAGCCGGCGTCGGCGACGAGTTCGAGCACTTCGGTGAACGGGCGGTCGACGTTCCGGAGCGTGTACAGCTGGACGGCCGAGCGTGTCATCGCTACGGACCAGTCGTCCCACGCCGAAAGCCGTTGGCCTCCCGGAACGACTCGCTGGCGCCCGCCTCGACCCGATTCGCCGTCGACGGCCGACCGGACTCGCCCTCGTCGTCGCCGTACGGTCGCGGGCCGTCGAGGAGGCGCTCCCGGTCTCGACGCGACCGAGCCACCTCGTCCCACACCACCCCTATCACGCTGGCGACCGTAGCCTCGATCGTTATGACATCCGACCGCGTTATCGACCTGCTGAAGCAGGCGTACAGCGACGAGATCGAGACCGTGATGAACTACCAGACGAACGCGATCGTCCTCGACGGGATCCACGCCGAG
This DNA window, taken from Halosimplex litoreum, encodes the following:
- a CDS encoding sugar phosphate isomerase/epimerase family protein, with the protein product MTRSAVQLYTLRNVDRPFTEVLELVADAGFDGVEFAYRVTEADTDAVLATLEETGLDVAGAHVGIDELEDDFEATVAYYDDLGVEHVVVPWLDAEHFESVEAVEAAAARLAKLADDLAERGMTLHYHNHDHEYTDLGEETGFDRFVDETEFGIELDLGLALAAGDDVVERLRDLGDRSRLVHLKDYDASAGESVPVGEGDLDLDGVADAVAANDSEWLIYEYEGADSLESLDRAGSRTNDLV